The Carassius auratus strain Wakin unplaced genomic scaffold, ASM336829v1 scaf_tig00036062, whole genome shotgun sequence genome has a window encoding:
- the LOC113082420 gene encoding transmembrane protein 117-like produces MGSESEPHDCLRGWCRGVLRRMEISAGFRYYFQHPWSRLLVAYLVTFFNFLVFAEDPVSHSQTEAHMMVLGNCFSFVVSKYPGGGWSVLKVLMWILAIITGLIAGKLLFHRHLFGRVLRLKMFREDHGSWMTMFFSTILSLFIFSHIYNLILLMSGRMRPHMVTEYMGIRNEIFMKMVAVGTWMGDFVTAWMVTDMMLQDTHYPDWGRTPRQLWRQGHNRIVLFWAVLFSLTSVVVLVISTDWISWDKLNRGFLPSHEVSRAFLASFILVFDLLIIMQDWEFPHFMGDLDVNLPGLSTTQLKIKLPMSKRIFKEEYHIHITGKWFNYGIIFMVLILDLNMWKNQIFYKPYEYGQYVGPGEKIYTVEDPETLHNFNRSTLTWEWRSTNTDPLTNRTYIQRDMFLHSRYVGASLDVKCLAFIPSLAAFVLFGFFIWLFGRFQDSETFPENQDKTYERIKRKSPSDLGVTPEEVHITMSEALKRCGTSMLLLVDTHHFGSSSSSISPCTNETQETQPSVAVDNIAHEDTSDVKKLTP; encoded by the exons GAGGATGGTGTCGAGGTGTCCTCCGACGGATGGAGATCAGCGCAGGCTTCCGATATTATTTCCAGCATCCCTGGTCTCGTCTGCTGGTGGCGTACCTGGTCACCTTCTTCAACTTCCTGGTGTTCGCCGAGGACCCGGTGTCTCACAGCCAGACGGAGGCACACATGATGGTGCTGGGAAACTGCTTCTCGTTCGTGGTCAGTAAATATCCCGGAGGAGGATGGAGTGTCCTCAAAGTCCTGATGTGGATCCTCGCCATCATCACGGGCCTCATCGCCGGGAAGCTCCTGTTCCATCGACACCTGTTCG GTCGTGTCCTGCGTCTGAAGATGTTTCGTGAGGACCACGGCTCTTGGATGACTATGTTCTTCAGCACCATTCTCTCGCTCTTCATCTTCTCTCACATCTATAACCTCATTCTGCTCATGAGTGGACGGATGCG GCCTCACATGGTGACGGAGTACATGGGCATCAGGAACGAGATCTTTATGAAGATGGTTGCTGTGGGAACATGGATGGGAGATTTTGTGACGGCGTGGATG gtaacAGACATGATGCTGCAGGACACTCATTACCCGGACTGGGGCCGGACCCCCAGGCAGCTCTGGAGACAGGGACACAACCGCATCGTTCTGTTCTG ggcggTGCTGTTCTCTCTGACCTCTGTGGTGGTTCTGGTCATCAGCACAGACTGGATCAGCTGGGACAAACTGAACCGCGGCTTCCTGCCGAGCCACGAGGTCTCCAGAGCGTTCCTGGCCTCCTTCATCCTGGTCTTTGACCTCCTCATCATCATGCAG GACTGGGAGTTTCCTCACTTCATGGGCGATCTGGACGTGAACCTCCCAGGCCTTTCCACCACACAGCTGAAGATCAAACTGCCCATGAGCAAGCGCATCTTTAAAGAAGAGTATCACATTCACATCACGG GGAAATGGTTTAATTACGGAATCATCTTCATGGTCCTCATCCTGGACCTCAACATGTGGAAGAACCAGATCTTCTACAAGCCCTATGAATACGGTCAATACGTAGGTCCAGGAGAGAAGATCTACACCGTAGAAGATCCGGAGACGCTGCACAATTTCAACCGCAGTACTCTGACCTGGGAGTGGCGCTCCACCAACACTGACCCCCTCACCAACCGGACCTACATCCAGAGAGATATGTTCCTTCACAGCCGCTACGTGGGTGCTAGCCTGGATGTCAAATGCCTGGCGTTCATCCCGAGTCTGGCGGCCTTCGTGCTCTTTGGGTTCTTCATCTGGCTGTTCGGACGCTTCCAAGACAGTGAGACATTCCCTGAGAACCAAGACAAGACCTACGAGCGCATCAAGCGCAAGTCTCCGTCTGATCTGGGAGTCACACCGGAGGAAGTGCACATCACCATGAGCGAGGCCTTGAAGAGGTGCGGCACGTCCATGCTGCTCCTGGTGGACACTCATCATTTCGGGTCATCGAGCAGCTCCATATCACCGTGTACGAATGAGACCCAGGAGACCCAACCCAGTGTAGCTGTTGACAACATCGCCCATGAGGATACATCTGATGTCAAAAAGCTGACCCCATGA